One Glycine max cultivar Williams 82 chromosome 8, Glycine_max_v4.0, whole genome shotgun sequence genomic window, CATGGTTATATCTACCACTTTATCGTGCATGATTTGTTTCGCTCACGCACGttggcttttattttatttttaattaattattttaaaagttaatatatatatatatatatatataatgagatGTGATGATTAGATCACAATTTACAAGTATATAACCTTTTTTCTAGATAATGAAAGACCCTAGCAAATTGTGTTTGGATTTACTGTAAATATAAAGTAACACGACTAAGCaaacaatataaaaagaaaaatatacagtgaatacattttaattaaattcatatatatatatatatatatggttatcAAACTTGAAAGTTTATATAGACTTGTGAGATTTCTATAAACTTGACCAGTGAACTCGTAGATTTATAAGagtttatttcatataaaaataataacaaaatatctataaataacatactaattaaatatttcaacaatataataaaataaaacagtaaatcataaaattcaaaatatttaaataatcaaatttagtAATATtatatcactactagaaaaataacttatagAGATTATAGTAGTAGTAAATCATTCTCATTTTGATGTTAGTAGAGAACAAtagtttgatattattaaatatgataattttttatttgagaattttttatttgaaaattttttacttagagtttatagagTTTACCAAAATTTACTAACTCTTATGAGTTTACTTAAGAGTACAAGTGAACTcctaaacttataaaaataaattaataaattaactcaAAAGTTTaataaccatatatatatatatatatataaacaaaaatgttGGCCTTAAGACTCATCCAAGATCAGGCTTCTCGTTTTCGAATGTCTTTAAATGATCCATCCAGCTCATTGAGTACATCATATAAATTTCACCGATTTTTACAGCATATTTTAATGTTATCTTATTTAGACCCAATTTGTGGTGCCCCATAATacaagctattttttttttcctcttttattttctattagtgTCGCCACTCCGACAAATACAACCGACCATATCACATAAGGATAAGAGCAATTAAAAACCAGTGGTTATTCAAAGCaataatttaaaaccttgatatTAAAGCCTCACAACTCCGGTTCACATCTTGCTCACAAAATCTTACACTTCCCCTACTAATAGTTCGTCGATGATATGATATGTAGGCTAAAAAAGCAAGAAACAAACATGACTAATTATGGAAGCAATCAGAGAAAACGATTGTAAAGGTGAAGAAAAACATTTGTCAGTATAACACTGTATGAACAGAAGCCTTTTACAAGGCCAGTTTAGTTAGGAAGCTGCCTATAGACATTCTTTATTGTATACTTATGAGGGATAATTCCCAACTTGTTTGCAGCTTTTCTTCAACACAATGCATAAAGAGTATAAGCCTTTTAGAATTTACAAAGAAGAAAGGTGATCGAGAATTTGAGAGTGGTAGCTGCTAATAATGTACCCTCTCGTCATTGAAATGCAGGCTCTCAATACCCCTAAGAGTTGTCTCCAAATTCTTTATGTTGGATGTGTTTCTGCCAGAGGATGTTCGGTTGTGCTCAGATGACATGATAGCTGAACTTCTCTGAGCACCAGGGGCAGGGATTTTACGAAGTGCTCCCTGACTTGAATCCAGGATCAGAGAACGAGAGGCCTCGGTCTCACTGCCAACTACATCACGGTTGCCTGAGACAGCACCTCGCTTTGCAGTTCCACTTGACCAGAAGAAATTAGAACTTGACAACTGATAAACCATGCACAGAGATTGGTAAGTAACATGAAAACTAATTTCCTAATAAACAGAACTTTCTGCAAGAAATATGCTGTCATCATAGCACAGATAATAATCAATTCACAAATACATACACGCACCATAGCATCTTTAGATCCAGTTGAGTCATATGTAACTGGGCCTTTTTGTCTAGATAAGATTCCGTCATTAGCAATAGTTCCAGAGTTTCTCCTACGAGTAGGATCTGATGAAGACCAATTAGTAGGCCTACCATTACCATCCTCTCCACCTACATAGAAGTTGCCCCAGTAAAAAATTGCAAGAGTTACATATCAACAAAGCATGAAAAGGATGAGTCAAATGACAAACTATAAAGGACAAAAGGCATCACATAATAGCTGACAGATTATTGAATGGTATGACACCACAGTCTAACATCTCAATCAAGGTGAATAAATGATAGATCAAAGATGTGAAGCAAAAAGAAAGACTATACCTAACTGTCCGTCACCATTTGAAGCCAGTGGTGGCATGCCTGAACTTGGTCCAGCAGCAGGACCCTGCAAATGTCACTTCCACTAAAATAACCTAATCTCAACAATCAATCAGCTAATACAATAAGATAGCATGCTATCACTTACAATAGCACGGGCAGGGGCAGTGACACTTGAAGATTGCTGATATTTCAAAATGGTCCAATCAAAGACATAATCAAACTGGAATCCTGGTGCAAGaagtcaacaacaaaaaaagggaaTATAAAAACATAGCCATCTGgtccctaaaatatttttatcaaggAGCATAGTACTTAGCACATCccagtataaaatataaattgaagaacAAGGCTCAAACCTTCACGAATGAAAAGGTCACGAAGAAGTCTTTTCAAATAAGCATAATCTGGTTTATCATCAAACCTCAGTGACCGGCAGTAATGGAAGTATGAAGCAAATTCTGAGGGATAGCCACGACAGAGAGACTAACAAAGAAGCAATCCACAATCAGacacaaatttaaaaacaaaatatgggcATATATGATATGAAACAAAAAACTTCATCACACAATCACACCTCAATAGAAGTAGAAACTTTCTTCTCACTAATCTTCTCATACTTCTGCTTCTTAGTACCAGCTTTCAATCCCTGCCAAGGCAGACTGCAGAactaccaaataaaaaaatagtagatgataaaaatcataaattaaataacaaaggaGAGAGGCTAATTACCTTCCTCTTAAAAAGTACATAAGAACATATCCAAGTGACTCTAAATCATCCCTACGGCTTTGCTCTATCAAAGCATGAAAATGACATTTTCAGTTCCATATCAATggtattcaacaaaaaaataagaaagggtATTAATCAAAAGAGACATAAGAGCATACCAATTCCTAGATGAGTATTCATACTAGCATACCTAGCAGTTCCGGTCAAATTCTTGTTCTCTCTGCAAAAGATTAGAAGGAAGTCAAATTTACAGAAAATCATGAAAGTACAGAATGACAACTTAGAGCAACAAAAATCAAGTTCTATCTTGATCTTTACAAGAATAATTCGAAAGACTATGCAAATTGAtgatatagaaataaaaataaagactaaTTACAAATCATTGCAGAGAAACTACCCAAACAACTCATGTAAGTAACAATACTGAGTCATGATTGATTAAACAAACACATATTCACAAATTGCAAGGACATAAAATGGCATTAGTATTTGAAACACAAAAGCATAAAAGGTTCCAGTGCAAGCCAACTCAGTTTCACATCTTTAAATGACATCAATTTTGAAGCTGCTATTCTTTTACAAGAAAACTCCCACTATATATTAAGTTATTCACATAAATAGCTAACAGCTTTATAACATCCAGATATAGGATTTGCCATAATAATAGATACTGGTCCCGATTCCTAAAAGTTGAAACCAGTTTGAAGTTCAACTTTACGAACCACAGTCAATAAAATCAGATAAAAGTAAAGATGTCATAAAAGTACCTGTAAGGAATATGCTGATGTGTAGTGGTGTCTCTATATTTCTTGGCCAAGCCAAAGTCAATAATATACAcctaaaaagaggaaaatttgaaaaGGATACATCAATTACAGGagatgatagaaaaaaaaataaagttgaagaaaACCAACAACTAAGCACATACTTGATTgccgttcaaaaaaaaaagcacatacTTGATTTGCACGCCTCCCTAAACCCATGAGGAAGTTGTCTGGCTTGATGTCGCGATGTAAAAATGATTTGGAATGAACAAATTCAACTCGATTTAGCTGCATACGGTTCAAGACATTTAAAGAAAATCAGTGGCAGTAAATAAGAATTAAGAAGGTTGTCTACACAATGTGCAAAAACCTACCATCTGATCAGCAAGCATAAGAACAGTTTTGAGAGACAATTTCCGACTGCAGAAGTTGAATAAATCTTCAAGGCTAGGGCCAAGTAAATCCATCACGAGCACATTGTACTCTCCTTCAACACCATACCATTTCACATTTGGAATCCCATCTGCCAAATAGAAGATGGCCAACCGAAATCATTTAAGCTGAGTGAGTGTGAGTATCacaaaatcaacaacaaaataaaaatttccaaAACACACAAATTCATCAAGACGTGAGAGATTACTTCCTCCCTGCAGTATTTTATACAGCTTGGATTCATACAACAATTGAGGATGCTTGGTTTTGACACTTTCCTGAATCAAAACGAAAACAAAACATCCAATTAAACACCTCCAAGCCGGCAATCAATTTCAACTTTGCAGCAGAAAGAAACACAATAATTCAACTGTCGAGCACTTGAAGAGCAAAAATCGACCAACCGAGTCCAGTGTTAGAAAACAAACTAAAAGCACACCCAAAGATATTCAATATCCCATAGCTCCAATCTCACTCTACAACTATTTCTTACTATTCATTATTTCAATATCACTGAAAACATTCCAATTCCCGTAACTAAATTCTTCAACTTCTCAAATTTTCTCAGCAACCAAACAGAATATTTGAAATtagcaaacataaaaaaaaaacttttttttttcaaattagggTATGTCGTAGGTCCGAAAACTCACAAGCTTAACCGCAACCTCTTCATTAGTCTGAATATTAGTTCCTGCAACAACATAAGCAAAATTGATACACCAAATTAACGAACTATAAGAAATTCCGCAGTAAAAATGCAAAAAGCGAAAAGCAAGTTGAAGCAAAGCGCACCGAGATAGATCTCTCCGAAAGATCCGCTACCAATTTTCCGACCGAGACGGAACTTGTTCCCAACTCGAGGTTCCATTATTCGACGGAAATCCTACGAAGTTTGGGAAATTGAAATTGGGAATTGGAAAAGGCGAACACGGACTCGAGCTACGACTTCAAGTAGGTCAtggtagaagaagaagagggcAAAATTGGGAAATAGGGAAAAAGCGGAGGGCAAAATTGGAAAAACAGAAACGGATAAAAGAAAACGGAGACGACGAAGAAGAGGGGACagagaaagagagtcagaatgATCGTTGTCTTCACACACACGCTCTCACTTACCCTCCTCGCGctttcatgtttttgttttgagtGTTGAAACGACGTTGTTTTGGATTTTTGTTTCGTTGTTTAGGGTTCGGCAGAGAGAACATAAATAATGAGAGtgaactttttaaattaaaataaaagtgtaattCTCATTTCGTTTTACTGTTATTTCACTCATTTTCCGATGTGGTGCAAACGACGGAAaagagggagggagagagaatATTCGAATGCTTATCATTATTGTTATGCTTGCACAATTATTTAAAGTTTATGGGGATCTTGGACTAATGATGTCCTAGAATTTCAGTTTGTGCTTTCACCATTTGAAATTAGGAAGGCTTCCATGGTTCAAGTCAAGTTTATTGACATTGTAACGTTGGGTTAGGCCTCTTAATGACATTTTCCTACATAAAACTTGTATCctgcaaattttaatttgaccACGACAACTTAAATTATAGATATATACCCCTCCCCTCCACCCACCCAAATGAAATTAATGTACATGATAGAGTAAATATGCAAAGAATTTGAAtagtataattaataaacaatggGTTTCATCCTTTTTGGGAGAAAAATTGGGAACTAGAAGTTCTAACCAAATAAAACAACCCCTATCccaaggaaagaaaagaaaaatagtaatacAACTTAACTTTCATTTTTCCAAGGTCAATTGCAATTGAATCACAACCATGTGGTAAGAGAATTACACACTGACACTTCTACGTAAATATGTTACATACAGCAGCTTCCATGCTTTTTCCGTTGAATGGGGACTTTAATTCACCCCCACTTAAATCAAACAACATAAGCAAACCCTAAAAATACCCAAAACTGTTAACTTATGTATAGTGTCACGATGGGGCTGAAATAGCCAAGGTAGATTGCTTCTTCTGCAGTCTTCCCTTCAGTTGCCTGATCTTTGCTTCCACTCTTGCAGTGAACCCAATCTTGGTTTCCTGTCTGGCCTTAGAACGTTCCCTTGTCCACATGTGTTGATCCTCAATATCCTTTTTGTAGTACTTGATTTCTTGGATAATGTGATGGTCCATGGGATTGAAACATCTTTGGAAGGATATGTGAGCAAAATAAGGTAGATTGCATGTAACTGTAACTAAAAGGGTTGTTACCCAGTAAATGGGTGCGGGACCAAGAGATTCAACCAGTATTTGGTAGGCACTCTTGGAATATTCTGGAGAGAGCATTCCATACAAGGAGAGAAAGATGTACCAAGTGGCTATGCTACCCCATACAAACAGGTGCTGAATCCATGTAAAGTGGCTCATTGTAAGAGCAATCTGACAGTTGACAGTCCAGATGATGCAAGTGAACATAGTGGTCCCAACAGCAGCCATGTCAGCTACCTGGCCATCCGCACGGAATGCTTGGTCATAGAAGATGGTGACGAtgaggaagaagatgatgagggAGGCATAGAGACCATTGCCCATCCACCCCAATATTCTATACCAGTCAAAGAACAAATTCTTGGGTCCTTGTTGATATAGTGCAGGAAACTGGAAAGCACAACAGCCAACAGCTCATCAATAGGTTGGATTATTCAAAAACACATTGAAGACATTTCAAGAGAACAAACCTGTAAACAAACTTCTGACGGAACATCTTGTTCAAAAACACCGAGTGAAATGACGGGTAACGATGTCAGAACAACATTGAACAATATCATGTACCAGTCATCATAAACCGATTGACCAGAGAAGCCAGTGAAGGCCTCAAAATAGAAGATGGTGAGACCAAATGTAATGTTCTTGTAGAAGAAATAACATATCTGCATGCATAACAGAAtagtttagaaaataaatacacGAATCAATTCAttatagaaagatccaaattactaaaaaatattagatgatTCTCTATCCATGCAAAGGATGCACaacacacaaaaaattataGGCAAGGCATCCAACGTGTGAGAATAATGATTAAGGTGATTATTAGTGAATTACCATTTGTGCAATTCTCTTGTAACACCAATGTCCATGGACTACCAGGAGCCTCTCCAAAAATCGAAATTGGGCAATCGCAAAGTCACTAGCCATCACTGCCTGGAAGGGAGTTGCAGGCTTGAGTCTACAAATTTTACATGATTCCAAACAGAAAAACACAATGTGCATTTTGTTGACTTGGAAGTATGAAAATGACAATTAATGAGCGTACATGGGCCAATTATAGTTTCTGACCGAATTCTACATGAGATTAATGATGGAAAGTAAAAATCATAATGGAACCAAAGAATGTGGCCAATTCAAAATATCTTACATGAAGTACAGCAacaaattagtaaaatttaaatacagaTTAGCACTAAGATCACAAGATGGCTAATAGAAAGGCTTGACAAGAAGCCTGGTTCAAAGTCTAGCTCAAAAACAGAGCCAAAACAAGCAAAAAATAAGCATGAGGTTCTCTCACTGTAACTgtgttatttttcaaaatattataactATTTACACTATAATTTGGTTTTTGTATATGAAACATAACACATATGGCATTGCAACTTGCAATATTAAATGCTAAAATCAAACCATTCACAATGATAGTTTTATGTGACATCATTTTGCTTAAGAGCCAGTCATGTAAGCCACTGACCTGCATACCTTCAACCCCACTAATTCCAACACCAATATCTGCTTCTTGAATCATGCCAACATCATTTGCACCATCACCTATTGCTAGAGTAGTCTTCCCAGAACCTTGTTTCACTAACCTGGTTACCTGACACCAAAAGATTAAGGAAATAGGACATCATAAAACAGCACACAAGTCACAAGGTTATTTCTCAGTTGATATATCAACAGAGATTAGAAAAATGCTACCTACACAAgtgatgcaaagactattttGCATAACTAAACTCATGGATTTATCTGAATTTAACTTGATCTAATTTTTCCGATCTAGCTAAGATGGATCCATGTGATTAGTCATGCACAGATTTAACTCCAATAATCAACTACATAAATGCATCATAAAGTATTAGAAGAAAACCTAAAAATCACAACTGAAAAAGGTAAAAGGTCCTTACCAATGCCTTTTGCTTGGGAGACACACGACAGCAGATGACAGATGCACAATCAACAGCCAATCCCAAAAATAGGAGCTTCATATCATCTTCTAGAGCATATGTCAGAGTTTTCCCATCAATAATTAAAGCAAATGCAGCATGAGGATCCTTCTccagttttatcatttgagaACCATTGGtgatttgatttaaaatgtTGTCCTTGATAGCCTGGGGTGTTAAAACAAAGAACTAGGCCTAACATCAGATGAAACTCAAGGTCATAAAGTAAACACCTTTACTCTTTctcaatgaaaaaaaaggtaCCTGTTTGACATCAGTGGCTACTGAATCTGTAACAGGAGTAGTTATACAGATCTGCTTCATACCCTGTCGAAGCAAACTGCAAGCAAATCTATACCAAGGAAAAAACAGTTTCATCAGACTTTTTACAGAGCCATTTTTGAACAAGTTAaaccttaattatttaaaacagaAATAGAATAGTTTCACGAGGTCAATATTTGTGGTAGACAGACCCAATGTTGATTGCCGTTTCCATCTTATCCCCTGTCAACACCCAGATCTTGAGACCAGCTTGAGCAAGATTATCAATACATTGGGGAACCTGCAGAgaacaaaaaattgaattaggTTGAATATTTGAAGCAGAAAAAACAGCAATACATACTGACTATAAAGAATGATAAGGCCCACCCCTTTCTGCAGTTTGTCTTCCACAGCAGTAGCCCCAACAAGAATCAACTCTTTCTCCATCATATCTGATACCCGCTCAAGCATTGAATCTCTGTCTGCCCCAACAGCTGCTTTGGCTTTCTGAAATTCATTGTTCCAAGCAGTGTATTCTTGCTCATCAAGCTTTCTATAAGCCAGGGCTAGTGTTCTCAAACCAGCTTCTCCGTATTCATTTAGATGTCTGGTAGTAGCCTccaaataattttttccattCTTTGACAATCGATCAAATATGATACTGTAAAACAAAGCAATAAAAGAATGGATGTCAAAGTTTAAAGAGAGATGTTGGAAATATCTCTATGAGAATTCATGTGGATGTGAGTGTGTTTAAGCAGGCTTCTTTCTTTGAAAGCAGGAAATTCGGTGATTATTTCGTATAATAGTGGTAAACAAGTTTAAACACCACAAGTTTGAATCTGATTTcaatttcctttattttaacataaattttgaGATATAGGACCTATCGGTGATTAACAACCATAAGTTCAGCTGCCAGTAATGAGTACTATAGGAATCACAGTATCAGGCAAGAATAACAGATTCTGCAAGCTAACCTGTCAGCTCCCttgcaaagaagaagaaaactgcCCTCCTCATCACGCACAATCACTGACATACGCTTTCTTTTACTAGTGAAATCCAGCAGATTCAAAAGTTTGTACTCTctgtagaattcacccaaaAGTACATGAATAGAGGACACATTGtttgaaagaattaaaaagcaaaagcaaaattTGGAACTCCTTTGACGCGGAATGACCACGGAGGGGGCTTAGAAGAACATAAGAGTTTTTGTGAATGGTTACCTTTCAACCACTTGCCCGGAAGCAGAAAATCTTTCATGTATGAAAATACTTGACTGAGTCCTTCTGCAAAACGCAAAGCCAAATTCTCTTGCTGCTACAAGAAAAGCCCCTTCATCAGGTGACTCAGCTTCATATGTATAAACACCAGTCTCCTCATTCAGCTCAGGAATGGCAGTGTGGCAAACTGCTAATATACGAAAGAACATCAAAAGGTCATCCGCATTGGGCTCTTTCAACCAATTACAATTCATGAGGCGGTCATCTTCAAAACCAAATCCCTTTATGGCATGCTTTTGATCCTCATCTCCTTTGGAAGTAACAACAGTCTCCAGTTCAATTTCTTCAGCTTTTCTAACATCATCCCATGAAACGCGTGCTTTACTCTTAGGCATGGGGAAATTGGAGAGATCTGAATCCTGGTCCTCATGATCAGAAGCCATCTGCTTCGCTGCAGCAACTTCAACTTCACTGGAGCGCACACCATATGCAGTACCGGCAATGGAGCACTTCAAAAAGTCCATCTGGTTACATGTCAAAGTTCCAGTTTTATCTGACAGGATAGTATCTACCTGACCCAACTCTTCATTCAAATTTGATGTCCGCGCATCAGCTGGAGTCCCAGTTTCTTCATCATACATTTGAATGTCTTGGTTGATGAAGGTTGCCTGTAAAACCTTTACAACCTCAATGGAAACATAAAGTGAGATGGGTATCAAATATCCATAAAGAATAAGTGCAGTAATCAGATGACTCATTCCAGCCAGTCCAACTTTGTTGGGATCATACTGATATTCAATATTGTCGGGCCGTAAATACCACCACTTTGGGGCTTGGTACTTAGTCTTGAAGATAAATCCTATGGAACTAATAACAGATATCAAAATAAGGACAGTGAAGAGGGTGTATATGATATAATCCATCTTCTTTTCTATTGTGCTTCTTTTTGAAGGAGATTTTGTGGAATTCTGCATGACTTTGCTGTCATGACCAGTGAAAATGGCCACCCCATAGATGTAATCAGTGTTCCTGAGCTTAGAATCTCGGAGAAGAATTTGACTAGGATCAAGAGGATAAATCTGGCGCTCGTACTCTAAGTTTCCAACAAACGTGTAAAGATTGGGGTTTGGGTCTTCACAACGTATCGTTCCAGTGAAATCTTTAAAAACTTCATCATTATCTAGAGTCATGGTGGTCTCCGATGATCTTTTCACCTTCAAGTTGGTCTCACCATCTAAATTCATAGTCTCCACATAGCAAATCCCATCCTCATAACTCGAGGACAGGAGAAGCAAATCAGCTGGAAAAAATTGATCCTTGTTCACTTTGACCACATCCCCAACCATAATGTTCTGCCACGACCTGGGACTAAAAAAACCATCTCCTTTATGGCGATTAACCTTCCGGCGATTAACTTTGACATCCTGAAGGAACCTGCGCGAATCTTCCAATGCTTCCTTTGCCATACTAAGCCCCACAACAAATGCCAAAGGAGCAATCATGCTCAGTGGGCTGAAAGGCGAAATGGGAGAGGCTGACAGACATGCAGCCAAAAGGAAGTATAT contains:
- the LOC100819559 gene encoding probable phospholipid-transporting ATPase 4 isoform X1; amino-acid sequence: MTRGRIRARLRRSHLYTFGCLKPSTTEEAPHPLNGPGFSRTVYCNQPLLHDKKPVLYCKNDISTTKYNVITFFPKALFEQFRRVANIYFLLAACLSASPISPFSPLSMIAPLAFVVGLSMAKEALEDSRRFLQDVKVNRRKVNRHKGDGFFSPRSWQNIMVGDVVKVNKDQFFPADLLLLSSSYEDGICYVETMNLDGETNLKVKRSSETTMTLDNDEVFKDFTGTIRCEDPNPNLYTFVGNLEYERQIYPLDPSQILLRDSKLRNTDYIYGVAIFTGHDSKVMQNSTKSPSKRSTIEKKMDYIIYTLFTVLILISVISSIGFIFKTKYQAPKWWYLRPDNIEYQYDPNKVGLAGMSHLITALILYGYLIPISLYVSIEVVKVLQATFINQDIQMYDEETGTPADARTSNLNEELGQVDTILSDKTGTLTCNQMDFLKCSIAGTAYGVRSSEVEVAAAKQMASDHEDQDSDLSNFPMPKSKARVSWDDVRKAEEIELETVVTSKGDEDQKHAIKGFGFEDDRLMNCNWLKEPNADDLLMFFRILAVCHTAIPELNEETGVYTYEAESPDEGAFLVAAREFGFAFCRRTQSSIFIHERFSASGQVVEREYKLLNLLDFTSKRKRMSVIVRDEEGSFLLLCKGADSIIFDRLSKNGKNYLEATTRHLNEYGEAGLRTLALAYRKLDEQEYTAWNNEFQKAKAAVGADRDSMLERVSDMMEKELILVGATAVEDKLQKGVPQCIDNLAQAGLKIWVLTGDKMETAINIGFACSLLRQGMKQICITTPVTDSVATDVKQFFVLTPQAIKDNILNQITNGSQMIKLEKDPHAAFALIIDGKTLTYALEDDMKLLFLGLAVDCASVICCRVSPKQKALVTRLVKQGSGKTTLAIGDGANDVGMIQEADIGVGISGVEGMQAVMASDFAIAQFRFLERLLVVHGHWCYKRIAQMICYFFYKNITFGLTIFYFEAFTGFSGQSVYDDWYMILFNVVLTSLPVISLGVFEQDVPSEVCLQFPALYQQGPKNLFFDWYRILGWMGNGLYASLIIFFLIVTIFYDQAFRADGQVADMAAVGTTMFTCIIWTVNCQIALTMSHFTWIQHLFVWGSIATWYIFLSLYGMLSPEYSKSAYQILVESLGPAPIYWVTTLLVTVTCNLPYFAHISFQRCFNPMDHHIIQEIKYYKKDIEDQHMWTRERSKARQETKIGFTARVEAKIRQLKGRLQKKQSTLAISAPS
- the LOC100819017 gene encoding casein kinase 1-like protein 2 isoform X2, producing MEPRVGNKFRLGRKIGSGSFGEIYLGTNIQTNEEVAVKLESVKTKHPQLLYESKLYKILQGGNGIPNVKWYGVEGEYNVLVMDLLGPSLEDLFNFCSRKLSLKTVLMLADQMLNRVEFVHSKSFLHRDIKPDNFLMGLGRRANQVYIIDFGLAKKYRDTTTHQHIPYRENKNLTGTARYASMNTHLGIEQSRRDDLESLGYVLMYFLRGSLPWQGLKAGTKKQKYEKISEKKVSTSIESLCRGYPSEFASYFHYCRSLRFDDKPDYAYLKRLLRDLFIREGFQFDYVFDWTILKYQQSSSVTAPARAIGPAAGPSSGMPPLASNGDGQLGGEDGNGRPTNWSSSDPTRRRNSGTIANDGILSRQKGPVTYDSTGSKDAMLSSSNFFWSSGTAKRGAVSGNRDVVGSETEASRSLILDSSQGALRKIPAPGAQRSSAIMSSEHNRTSSGRNTSNIKNLETTLRGIESLHFNDERVHY
- the LOC100819017 gene encoding casein kinase 1-like protein 2 isoform X3 codes for the protein MDLLGPSLEDLFNFCSRKLSLKTVLMLADQMLNRVEFVHSKSFLHRDIKPDNFLMGLGRRANQVYIIDFGLAKKYRDTTTHQHIPYRENKNLTGTARYASMNTHLGIEQSRRDDLESLGYVLMYFLRGSLPWQGLKAGTKKQKYEKISEKKVSTSIESLCRGYPSEFASYFHYCRSLRFDDKPDYAYLKRLLRDLFIREGFQFDYVFDWTILKYQQSSSVTAPARAIGPAAGPSSGMPPLASNGDGQLGGEDGNGRPTNWSSSDPTRRRNSGTIANDGILSRQKGPVTYDSTGSKDAMVRLSSSNFFWSSGTAKRGAVSGNRDVVGSETEASRSLILDSSQGALRKIPAPGAQRSSAIMSSEHNRTSSGRNTSNIKNLETTLRGIESLHFNDERVHY
- the LOC100819559 gene encoding probable phospholipid-transporting ATPase 4 isoform X2, whose amino-acid sequence is MTRGRIRARLRRSHLYTFGCLKPSTTEEAPHPLNGPGFSRTVYCNQPLLHDKKPVLYCKNDISTTKYNVITFFPKALFEQFRRVANIYFLLAACLSASPISPFSPLSMIAPLAFVVGLSMAKEALEDSRRFLQDVKVNRRKVNRHKGDGFFSPRSWQNIMVGDVVKVNKDQFFPADLLLLSSSYEDGICYVETMNLDGETNLKVKRSSETTMTLDNDEVFKDFTGTIRCEDPNPNLYTFVGNLEYERQIYPLDPSQILLRDSKLRNTDYIYGVAIFTGHDSKVMQNSTKSPSKRSTIEKKMDYIIYTLFTVLILISVISSIGFIFKTKYQAPKWWYLRPDNIEYQYDPNKVGLAGMSHLITALILYGYLIPISLYVSIEVVKVLQATFINQDIQMYDEETGTPADARTSNLNEELGQVDTILSDKTGTLTCNQMDFLKCSIAGTAYGVRSSEVEVAAAKQMASDHEDQDSDLSNFPMPKSKARVSWDDVRKAEEIELETVVTSKGDEDQKHAIKGFGFEDDRLMNCNWLKEPNADDLLMFFRILAVCHTAIPELNEETGVYTYEAESPDEGAFLVAAREFGFAFCRRTQSSIFIHERFSASGQVVEREYKLLNLLDFTSKRKRMSVIVRDEEGSFLLLCKGADSIIFDRLSKNGKNYLEATTRHLNEYGEAGLRTLALAYRKLDEQEYTAWNNEFQKAKAAVGADRDSMLERVSDMMEKELILVGATAVEDKLQKGVPQCIDNLAQAGLKIWVLTGDKMETAINIGFACSLLRQGMKQICITTPVTDSVATDVKQAIKDNILNQITNGSQMIKLEKDPHAAFALIIDGKTLTYALEDDMKLLFLGLAVDCASVICCRVSPKQKALVTRLVKQGSGKTTLAIGDGANDVGMIQEADIGVGISGVEGMQAVMASDFAIAQFRFLERLLVVHGHWCYKRIAQMICYFFYKNITFGLTIFYFEAFTGFSGQSVYDDWYMILFNVVLTSLPVISLGVFEQDVPSEVCLQFPALYQQGPKNLFFDWYRILGWMGNGLYASLIIFFLIVTIFYDQAFRADGQVADMAAVGTTMFTCIIWTVNCQIALTMSHFTWIQHLFVWGSIATWYIFLSLYGMLSPEYSKSAYQILVESLGPAPIYWVTTLLVTVTCNLPYFAHISFQRCFNPMDHHIIQEIKYYKKDIEDQHMWTRERSKARQETKIGFTARVEAKIRQLKGRLQKKQSTLAISAPS
- the LOC100819017 gene encoding casein kinase 1-like protein 2 isoform X1, which gives rise to MEPRVGNKFRLGRKIGSGSFGEIYLGTNIQTNEEVAVKLESVKTKHPQLLYESKLYKILQGGNGIPNVKWYGVEGEYNVLVMDLLGPSLEDLFNFCSRKLSLKTVLMLADQMLNRVEFVHSKSFLHRDIKPDNFLMGLGRRANQVYIIDFGLAKKYRDTTTHQHIPYRENKNLTGTARYASMNTHLGIEQSRRDDLESLGYVLMYFLRGSLPWQGLKAGTKKQKYEKISEKKVSTSIESLCRGYPSEFASYFHYCRSLRFDDKPDYAYLKRLLRDLFIREGFQFDYVFDWTILKYQQSSSVTAPARAIGPAAGPSSGMPPLASNGDGQLGGEDGNGRPTNWSSSDPTRRRNSGTIANDGILSRQKGPVTYDSTGSKDAMVRLSSSNFFWSSGTAKRGAVSGNRDVVGSETEASRSLILDSSQGALRKIPAPGAQRSSAIMSSEHNRTSSGRNTSNIKNLETTLRGIESLHFNDERVHY